From the genome of Kryptolebias marmoratus isolate JLee-2015 linkage group LG19, ASM164957v2, whole genome shotgun sequence, one region includes:
- the vegfab gene encoding vascular endothelial growth factor Ab isoform X1 gives MNIIDSLTLLFLTLSAVKSAHIPKETERGPHDVIPLMEVYNKSLCQPREMLVDILQEYPDEVEYIFIPSCVVLKRCAGCCSDELLQCTPTATYNVTMEIKRIKLQRQQNNVFMSFTEHSACECRLKPEVNRVTEKKSGKGKGKGQKKKRKKNRDKTIHDAVCEPCCDNCTERRKRLFVQDPATCRCSCKHTVEYCKDRQLELNEKTCKISNNLPLAFYSQNSSRCDKPRR, from the exons ATGAACATTATTGACAGTTTGACACTATTATTTTTGACGCTGTCAGCTGTCAAG agTGCCCACATACCgaaggaaacagaaagaggTCCACATGACG TGATCCCTTTAATGGAGGTGTACAACAAGAGTTTGTGTCAGCCACGAGAGATGCTGGTGGATATTCTACAGGAGTACCCGGACGAGGTGGAATACATCTTTATCCCATCCTGTGTGGTGTTGAAGCGCTGCGCTGGCTGCTGCAGCGACGAGTTGCTTCAGTGCACGCCGACAGCTACCTACAACGTTACAATGGAG attaaaagaataaagctccaaaggcaacaaaataacgtTTTCATGAGTTTTACAGAACACAGCGCATGTGAGTGCAG GTTAAAGCCAGAAGTGAATAGAGTAACAGAAAA AAAATCCGGGAAAGGCAAAGGCAAAGGCCAAAAGAAAAAGCGAAAGAAAAACCGTGACAAAACAATTCATGATGC TGTCTGTGAGCCATGTTGTGATAACTGCACAGAGAGGAGAAAGCGTTTGTTTGTGCAGGATCCTGCAACCTGCCGGTGCTCCTGCAAACACACAGTTGAATACTGTAAAGATCGCCAGCTAGAGCTCAACGAGAAGACCTGCAA GATATCAAATAACTTGCCACTTGCCTTCTACTCCCAAAACTCCTCAAG aTGTGACAAGCCGAGAAGATGA
- the vegfab gene encoding vascular endothelial growth factor Ab isoform X3 translates to MNIIDSLTLLFLTLSAVKSAHIPKETERGPHDVIPLMEVYNKSLCQPREMLVDILQEYPDEVEYIFIPSCVVLKRCAGCCSDELLQCTPTATYNVTMEIKRIKLQRQQNNVFMSFTEHSACECRLKPEVNRVTENVCEPCCDNCTERRKRLFVQDPATCRCSCKHTVEYCKDRQLELNEKTCKISNNLPLAFYSQNSSRCDKPRR, encoded by the exons ATGAACATTATTGACAGTTTGACACTATTATTTTTGACGCTGTCAGCTGTCAAG agTGCCCACATACCgaaggaaacagaaagaggTCCACATGACG TGATCCCTTTAATGGAGGTGTACAACAAGAGTTTGTGTCAGCCACGAGAGATGCTGGTGGATATTCTACAGGAGTACCCGGACGAGGTGGAATACATCTTTATCCCATCCTGTGTGGTGTTGAAGCGCTGCGCTGGCTGCTGCAGCGACGAGTTGCTTCAGTGCACGCCGACAGCTACCTACAACGTTACAATGGAG attaaaagaataaagctccaaaggcaacaaaataacgtTTTCATGAGTTTTACAGAACACAGCGCATGTGAGTGCAG GTTAAAGCCAGAAGTGAATAGAGTAACAGAAAA TGTCTGTGAGCCATGTTGTGATAACTGCACAGAGAGGAGAAAGCGTTTGTTTGTGCAGGATCCTGCAACCTGCCGGTGCTCCTGCAAACACACAGTTGAATACTGTAAAGATCGCCAGCTAGAGCTCAACGAGAAGACCTGCAA GATATCAAATAACTTGCCACTTGCCTTCTACTCCCAAAACTCCTCAAG aTGTGACAAGCCGAGAAGATGA
- the vegfab gene encoding vascular endothelial growth factor Ab isoform X2: MNIIDSLTLLFLTLSAVKSAHIPKETERGPHDVIPLMEVYNKSLCQPREMLVDILQEYPDEVEYIFIPSCVVLKRCAGCCSDELLQCTPTATYNVTMEIKRIKLQRQQNNVFMSFTEHSACECRLKPEVNRVTEKKSGKGKGKGQKKKRKKNRDKTIHDAVCEPCCDNCTERRKRLFVQDPATCRCSCKHTVEYCKDRQLELNEKTCKCDKPRR, from the exons ATGAACATTATTGACAGTTTGACACTATTATTTTTGACGCTGTCAGCTGTCAAG agTGCCCACATACCgaaggaaacagaaagaggTCCACATGACG TGATCCCTTTAATGGAGGTGTACAACAAGAGTTTGTGTCAGCCACGAGAGATGCTGGTGGATATTCTACAGGAGTACCCGGACGAGGTGGAATACATCTTTATCCCATCCTGTGTGGTGTTGAAGCGCTGCGCTGGCTGCTGCAGCGACGAGTTGCTTCAGTGCACGCCGACAGCTACCTACAACGTTACAATGGAG attaaaagaataaagctccaaaggcaacaaaataacgtTTTCATGAGTTTTACAGAACACAGCGCATGTGAGTGCAG GTTAAAGCCAGAAGTGAATAGAGTAACAGAAAA AAAATCCGGGAAAGGCAAAGGCAAAGGCCAAAAGAAAAAGCGAAAGAAAAACCGTGACAAAACAATTCATGATGC TGTCTGTGAGCCATGTTGTGATAACTGCACAGAGAGGAGAAAGCGTTTGTTTGTGCAGGATCCTGCAACCTGCCGGTGCTCCTGCAAACACACAGTTGAATACTGTAAAGATCGCCAGCTAGAGCTCAACGAGAAGACCTGCAA aTGTGACAAGCCGAGAAGATGA